A single window of Camarhynchus parvulus chromosome 9, STF_HiC, whole genome shotgun sequence DNA harbors:
- the CLRN1 gene encoding clarin-1 has protein sequence MPAQQKKLLFCTAGLLSLACALGTAAAVGSQLWVRGSILCSTGALLVNASGAELHKFIGDIQYGLFSGQRVRQCGLGGRPTQFSFFPDLLRTIPASIHVSVILFCAVLIVFALVGAGFFMFNAFGSPYETLHGPVGLYLWSFISCSCGCLIMILFSSEVKIHHLSEKIANFKEGTFTFKTHSEQFANSFWTILVCSLVHFLNALLIRFAGFEFPFSKPKESGTITGAVDLMY, from the exons ATGCCGGCGCAGCAGAAGAAGCTGCTGTTCTGCACAGCCGGGCTGCTGAGCCTGGCCTGCGCGCTGGGCACGGCGGCGGCCGtgggcagccagctctgggtcAGGGGCTCCATCCTCTGCAGCACCGGAGCGCTGCTCGTCAACGCCAGCGGCGCCGAGCTGCACAAGTTCATCGGCGACATCCAGTACGGGCTCTTCTCCGGGCAGCGGGTGCGGCAGTGCGGGCTCGGGGGCAGACCCACCCAGTTCTCAT tttttccagaTTTGCTCAGAACTATCCCTGCAAGTATCCATGTCAGTGTCATTCTCTTCTGCGCAGTACTGATTGTCTTCGCCCTGGTGGGAGCAGGGTTCTTCATGTTCAATGCTTTTGGCAGCCCCTACGAGACGCTGCACGGCCCTGTGGGGCTGTACCTGTGGAGCTTCATCTCCT GTTCCTGTGGTTGCCTCATCATGATTCTCTTCTCCTCCGAGGTGAAGATCCACCACCTTTCAGAGAAAATTGCTAATTTCAAAGAGGGAACTTTCACGTTCAAGACTCACAGTGAGCAGTTTGCAAATTCCTTCTGGACCATCCTGGTTTGCTCCCTGGTGCACTTCCTCAATGCCCTGCTAATCCGATTTGCTGGATTTGAATTTCccttttcaaaaccaaaagagTCAGGGACAATCACAGGAGCAGTTGACTTGATGTATTAA